A window from Osmia lignaria lignaria isolate PbOS001 chromosome 8, iyOsmLign1, whole genome shotgun sequence encodes these proteins:
- the aux gene encoding cyclin-G-associated kinase — MSDYLRSALGYLNGATNTNEYVGQVLEINNVKLRVNRLLAEGGWALVFAVEDVNTGKEYALKRLIAVDEEANKSIVQEIETLKRLSGHPNVIQYLYAQRLEREDRKGYEYLLVTELCPGGTVADILRSLSTNTLTLAQICKVAYQATRAVHHMHSQQPEPFVHRDIKLENFLIGTDGLVKLCDFGSTSTQQILPNPSWNAQRRATLEDQMAKYTTPMYRAPEMMDTWNNEPIGPPVDCWSLGCILYSLITLRHPFPEGNKLAIVNGKYSPLPANPRLACLHDIVKGCLDVSPVRRLTTSMILERLAAIAESNNFDPREPPKIEVPAKTPPPPRPVPPPSTPAPPPRPSPPVNVPPPRPAPVQTAVAKVPVAQSTGLFSSLKGGAGSILRNLKDTSSKVMHTVQQSMARTELDASYLTSRILIMPYPADGIESAYRANHVEDVRAFLQARHPPPARIQLYNLSRGRPNVTRLPGRHIDCSFAYATSDSHAPLLSALYQICQDIYRYLNADFNHVVVLYCTDGYRASATVACTLLIYARALTTPEETISLFTTRRCQPPQLQPSELRSINYMSLLSSGVQPHTKPLALRSLMIQPVPLFTRAKDGSRPYIDIYSNGALVFSTKRPEYEDMRLFGMMEGKVSLALGNATVRGDVTVVIFHARQQLGRIIGIKIASVHFHTGYIPLTENTLTFKKKDLDDAPEIGGKFHVLLNIMVAEENSKLARVPAPWEAEVTTSLIPDALFGSTLEMEETLENFRTAQPEEIPKEVSATPLAEEPSNVSVQEEEAEPIENVEEEMKEEAVPLEADLLNLGMPDTSTLNSPQPPVNPGLDIFSSSSQNESDLLGGFGVFPQEETKSTVPKISDPAQNDLLFGHDQPTKNDNTNNNLNMFFEQNQSNSKQQVNDLLFDPLGGTSANNFLGGMPSSKSSTVKSSTTEESFPRNSSVPNFAAQSKDPFANLASSLGAGLTSSWNGTPRNSNTPQSASPAPASTPIHSSPNTHRSNVASGENNMADTGASSNKSTKGDAFEDLLGSQGYNFFSSRKAEKDSPKTINQMRKVEAAKTMDPDRLKIAEWTEGKKGNLRALLCSMHTVLWPEADRWQRCEMHQLVSAADVKKAYRKACLAVHPDKQAGTANENIAKLIFMELNNAWSTFENDASQQNLFS, encoded by the exons atgtcggaTTACTTAAGATCTGCTCTTGGATACTTGAACGGAGCCACAAATACGAACGAATACGTTGGACAAGTACTAGAAATCAACAATGTGAAATTACGTGTGAACAGGCTACTTGCCGAGG GTGGCTGGGCATTAGTATTCGCGGTGGAAGATGTTAATACAGGAAAGGAATACGCTCTTAAG AGACTCATCGCTGTGGATGAAGAGGCTAACAAAAGTATCGTACAAGAAATAGAAACTTTGAAAAGGCTATCCGGTCATCCGAATGTAATTCAGTATCTGTACGCACAGCGGTTGGAGCGGGAGGACCGCAAAGGATACGAGTATTTATTAGTAACCGAATTATGTCCTGGTGGGACGGTAGCTGATATACTTAGGAGTTTATCAACGAATACCTTAACTCTTGCCCAAATATGTAAAGTAGCCTATCAGGCGACCAGAGCTGTGCATCACATGCACAGCCAACAGCCTGAACCGTTCGTTCATAGGGATATAAAGCTAGAAAATTTCTTAATCGGTACCGATGGTTTAGTGAAACTCTGCGATTTCGGTAGCACGTCGACCCAGCAGATTTTACCGAATCCATCGTGGAACGCTCAGAGGCGAGCCACGTTAGAGGATCAAATGGCAAAGTACACAACGCCCATGTATCGTGCACCGGAAATGATGGATACATGGAACAACGAGCCAATCGGTCCACCGGTTGACTGTTGGTCACTCGGTTGTATACTCTATTCCTTAATAACGTTGAGGCATCCGTTTCCCGAAG GTAATAAACTTGCTATCGTTAACGGCAAGTATTCACCGCTTCCTGCTAATCCTCGTCTAGCCTGTCTCCATGACATAGTGAAAGGTTGTTTAGATGTATCGCCTGTACGAAGGCTGACGACATCGATGATACTGGAACGTCTCGCGGCGATAGCAGAGTCGAACAACTTTGATCCCAGAGAACCCCCGAAGATAGAAGTTCCAGCAAAGACACCGCCACCTCCTAGACCCGTACCGCCGCCCAGTACGCCTGCTCCTCCACCGAGGCCGTCACCGCCGGTGAACGTGCCACCACCTAGGCCTGCGCCGGTTCAAACCGCCGTCGCCAAGGTCCCTGTAGCTCAATCGACTGGCCTATTTAGTTCGTTAAAAGGCGGTGCTGGTAGTATTCTACGCAACTTAAAAGATACCTCGAGCAAAGTGATGCACACGGTGCAACAAAGCATGGCCAGGACTGAACTGGACGCAAGTTACTTAACGTCTCGTATATTAATAATGCCGTATCCAGCGGACGGTATCGAGTCCGCCTATCGAGCAAATCACGTGGAGGACGTCAGGGCTTTCCTTCAGGCACGACATCCGCCACCGGCTCGCATACAGTTGTACAATCTGTCCCGGGGACGACCGAACGTAACCAGACTTCCTGGTAGGCACATCGATTGTTCCTTCGCCTATGCCACGTCGGATTCGCACGCCCCGCTGTTGTCCGCGTTGTACCAAATTTGTCAGGATATTTATCGGTACCTGAACGCGGACTTCAATCACGTTGTAGTGTTATATTGCACC gaTGGATACCGAGCGAGTGCCACGGTTGCCTGTACTTTACTCATCTATGCCAGAGCGTTGACGACCCCCGAAGAGACGATATCGTTGTTCACGACCAGGCGTTGTCAACCGCCACAGCTGCAGCCATCGGAACTACGCAGTATTAATTACATGAGCTTATTAAGTAGCGGTGTACAGCCACACACGAAACCGTTAGCCCTTCGCTCGTTGATGATACAACCGGTGCCGTTGTTCACCAGAGCGAAGGATGGTTCCAGGCCGTACATAGATATCTACAGCAACGGTGCGTTAGTCTTCTCTACGAAGCGGCCCGAGTACGAGGATATGCGGCTGTTCGGGATGATGGAAGGGAAAGTTTCATTGGCGCTAGGAAACGCTACGGTCCGCGGCGACGTAACCGTTGTAATATTCCACGCCCGACAGCAGCTCGGTCGTATAATAGGAATTAAAATCGCGTCCGTTCACTTTCACACGGGTTACATACCTTTGACTGAGAACACTTTAACGTTTAAGAAGAAGGATCTGGACGACGCCCCTGAAATCGGAGGGAAGTTCCACGTTCTTCTGAATATTATGGTCGCCGAGGAAAATTCGAAACTGGCCAGAGTACCGGCACCATGGGAGGCAGAAGTGACCACTAGTTTGATACCGGACGCGCTCTTCGGGTCCACTTTAGAAATGGAAGAAACGTTAGAAAACTTTAGAACTGCTCAACCGGAGGAG ATTCCTAAAGAAGTGTCGGCTACGCCGTTAGCCGAAGAGCCGAGCAACGTTAGCGTGCAAGAAGAGGAAGCCGAACCGATTGAAAATGTAGAGGAAGAAATGAAGGAAGAGGCTGTACCGCTAGAAGCCGATCTACTGAATCTAGGAATGCCGGATACCAGTACCTTAAATTCTCCACAGCCTCCAGTGAACCCTGGATTAGATATATTTTCTAGCTCTAGTCAAAACGAAAGTGATCTCTTAGGAGGTTTTGGTGTTTTTCCTCAGGAAGAAACGAAAAGCACCGTGCCGAAGATTAGCGATCCTGCCCAGAATGATTTACTCTTTGGACACGATCAGCCTACGAAAAATGATAATACTAACAATAACTTAAACATGTTCTTCGAACAGAATCAATCCAATAGCAAACAGCAAGTGAACGATTTATTATTCGATCCTCTCGGAGGAACATCAGCGAACAATTTCCTAGGTGGTATGCCAAGCTCTAAATCGAGTACCGTGAAATCTTCGACCACCGAGGAGAGCTTTCCGCGTAACTCGAGCGTTCCAAACTTTGCAGCGCAGAGCAAGGACCCGTTCGCTAATCTTGCCAGTTCTTTGGGGGCCGGTTTAACGTCCAGTTGGAACGGAACGCCGAGGAACTCGAATACTCCCCAATCGGCTAGCCCCGCCCCGGCTAGTACGCCGATTCATTCCAGTCCTAATACGCACAGGTCGAACGTAGCCAGCGGTGAGAACAATATGGCGGATACCGGTGCTTCTAGCAATAAATCAACCAAAGGCGATGCCTTCGAGGATTTACTCGGTAGTCAAGGATACAACTTCTTTAGTTCAAGGAAAGCGGAGAAAGACAGTCCGAAGACGATAAATCAAATGAGAAAAGTCGAGGCTGCTAAGACAATGGATCCAGATAGGTTGAAGATTGCCGAGTGGACGGAAGGGAAAAAGGGGAATCTACGCGCTCTTCTTTGCTCGATGCATACTGTTTTGTGGCCGGAGGCGGACAGGTGGCAACGATGCGAGATGCATCAATTAGTTTCAGCTGCGGATGTTAAGAAAGCGTATAGAAAAGCTTGCTTGGCTGTGCATCCGGACAAG CAAGCAGGGACGGCCAATGAGAATATagcaaaattgatttttatggaACTGAACAATGCATGGAGTACATTTGAGAACGATGCATCGCAACAAAACTTATTTAGTTAA
- the Atg7 gene encoding autophagy-related 7 codes for MSNFVKFATLRSTTDCTFWAKFAELKIDKFKLDEKAVINLWGIYSLESLNEENTNPLIMDCTSFNEDTETFSHNSSVVCLGHMINTNTFEAFRKIDPEKLIDSIGKDIIHSIQDGSILQKPWKLSLFLVVAYSDLKKYRFHYWVAHPTPLKLPEMYYEENPKPINQEFTNNSDDLCRGFLRLDSRSKNYFTVLISKEDKMSIVDLATGINTLEMNKVDSNGSQEYKELYFAFYDPCTTAQPGWPLRNLLCLLLWHCPTYCFTKIIKVISIRGNKAQNSIVFKLKTKEYEDSKKIRNYVFGCSLVGWERNAAGKMGPTIVDLSHTMDPAKLSDRAINLNLKLMKWRLVPDLDLEKVSNLRCLLLGAGTLGCAVSRVLLGWGVNSITFVDSSNVSHSNTVRQSLYTHEDAVKHKHKAHAARDALLNIRPSMNAEGVVLHIPMPGHVVGESMMASTIKSLEQLEELVEKSDVVFLLLDSREARWLPTVLCAAKNKIAINAALGFDSYTVQRHGPRNLTVPSSPDLDTKHPCGSDLGCYFCNDVTQPGNSQTDRTLDQQCTVSRPGLSQIAAGLAVELLAAVTQHPQGIEAGALVGNSRDSITQNDTELVGLLGCVPHTIRGSLWNYDTQLTITHRFTACTACSVPVIMEYKNRGLSFVLDACNIPNYLEKLSGLELILKRPDLEDLCYALDNISDDEEEKKDDTP; via the exons ATGTCGAACTTTGTGAAATTCGCAACTCTCAGGTCTACCACAGATTGTACGTTTTGGGCAAAATTTGCAGAATTGAAAATAGATAAATTCAAATTGGATGAGAAAGCAGTGATTAATTTATGGGGAATTTATAGCCTCGAGTCTTTAAACGAGGAGAATACTAATCCGTTGATAATGGATTGTACGTCTTTCAACGA AGACACTGAAACGTTCAGTCATAATTCATCTGTGGTTTGTTTGGGACATATGATCAATACCAACACCTTTGAAGCATTTCGAAAGATAGATCCTGAGAAACTCATTGATTCAATCGGAAAGGATATAATTCACAGCATTCAAGATGGTTCTATATTACAGAAACCTTGGAAACTCTCGTTATTTTTAGTAGTGGCTTATTCAGATTTGAAAAAATACAGATTTCATTATTGGGTTGCTCATCCTACTCCTTTAAAATTGCCTGAAATGTACTATGAAGAGAATCCAAAACCAATTAACCAGGAATTTACTAATAATTCGGATGATCTATGCAGAGGCTTTCTACGATTAGACAGCagatcaaaaaattattttacagtcTTGATATCTAAAGAAGATAAAATGAGCATCGTTGATTTAGCCACAGGAATCAATACGCTTGAGATGAATAAAGTTGATTCAAATGGATCGcag GAATACAAGGAACTTTACTTTGCATTTTATGACCCTTGTACAACTGCACAACCTGGATGGCCATTACGTAATTTACTATGTTTATTATTATGGCATTGTCCTACGTATTGTTTcacaaaaattattaaagtaatatcAATACGAGGAAACAAGGCCCAGAATAGTATCGTCTTTAAATTAAAGACAAAAGAGTACGAAGATTCGAAGAAAATCAGAAACTACGTATTTGGATGTTCTTTGGTTGGTTGGGAAAGAAACGCAGCTGGTAAAATGGGCCCTACTATTGTAGATCTATCGCATACCATGGACCCAGCcaa ATTATCAGACAGAGCTATCAACCTGaacttaaaattaatgaaatggcGTCTTGTACCAGATTTAGATCTAGAAAAGGTTAGTAATCTTAGGTGCCTTCTATTGGGTGCTGGCACTTTGGGTTGTGCGGTGTCGAGAGTCCTTCTTGGTTGGGGAGTGAACAGCATAACTTTTGTTGATAGCTCGAACGTTTCTCACAGTAACACAGTAAGACAAAGTTTGTACACTCATGAGGATGCTGTGAAACATAAGCACAAGGCTCATGCAGCTAGAGACGCGTTGCTTAATATAAGACCAAGTATG AACGCAGAAGGTGTGGTCCTCCATATTCCAATGCCCGGACACGTCGTTGGTGAAAGCATGATGGCCTCTACGATAAAGTCATTGGAACAATTAGAGGAACTCGTCGAGAAGAGCGACGTGGTATTTCTTTTACTGGATTCTCGCGAAGCTAGGTGGTTGCCCACTGTTTTGTGCGCGGCGAAGAATAAAATTGCGATCAACGCAGCTTTAGGTTTTGATTCTTACACCGTCCAGAGGCACGGTCCTCGGAACCTTACGGTTCCATCTTCTCCAGACTTGGACACAAAACATCCTTGCGGTTCAGATCTTGGTTGTTACTTTTGTAACGATGTAACGCAGCCTGGAAAC TCGCAAACCGATAGAACCCTGGACCAGCAGTGCACAGTTAGCAGGCCAGGTTTATCACAAATTGCTGCAGGATTGGCGGTTGAATTACTGGCAGCTGTAACGCAACATCCTCAAGG CATCGAGGCTGGAGCGTTAGTGGGCAACAGCAGGGACAGTATTACTCAGAATGATACCGAATTAGTCGGTCTGTTGGGATGTGTACCGCATACGATACGCGGTTCTCTATGGAATTACGATACACAGTTGACGATTACACACAGGTTCACCGCGTGTACCGCGTGTTCCGTCCCTGTTATCATGGAATATAAAAATCGCGGTTTATCGTTCGTATTGGACGCGTGTAATATTCCAAACTATTTGGAGAAATTATCTGGTTTGGAACTGATATTGAAGAGACCCGATTTAGAGGAT ctTTGCTACGCGTTGGACAACATAAGCGAcgacgaagaagagaaaaaagatgaTACgccttga
- the LOC117606686 gene encoding uncharacterized protein LOC117606686 isoform X2 gives MSAVESALDVLSRAATMVQEERPKATNLHRKPSSAWRKERRRDPIQSEALDMSAARVHHHHHSRPSVIVPTTPQPGTTIEDTAVTPTPSLTPSAATAGGQRTGIRTVGGVSDPAIDEHFKRSLGLEEYAAVFNATTTDKEAGLSVDDHFAKALGETWTRLQATSRSKDST, from the exons ATGTCCGCTGTCGAGAGCGCCTTGGACGTCCTCTCCAGGGCGGCGACGATGGTGCAAG AGGAGCGACCAAAAGCGACGAATCTACACCGGAAGCCTAGCAGCGCGTGGCGCAAGGAGCGTAGGAGGGATCCGATTCAGAGCGAGGCACTCGACATGTCTGCGGCCAGGGTGCATCACCATCATCACAGCAGGCCCAGCGTGATCGTTCCAACCACGCCACAGCCTG GTACAACGATCGAGGACACCGCGGTGACACCTACTCCATCGTTGACACCCTCCGCAGCAACAGCGGGTGGGCAAAGAACCGGTATTAGAACTGTGGGTGGTGTAAGTGATCCTGCGATAGACGAGCACTTTAAGAGATCATTGGGCCTGGAAGAGTACGCAGCCGTATTCAATGCTACTACTACCGACAAGGAGGCAGGTCTCAGTG TGGACGATCATTTTGCAAAAGCATTGGGTGAAACATGGACGAGGCTGCAGGCGACCAGTCGAAGCAAGGACTCCACCTAA
- the LOC117606686 gene encoding uncharacterized protein LOC117606686 isoform X1 — protein METKNLLIVSDEWRSEGMEVPSKRRCLWQPWLNTDKPGEERPKATNLHRKPSSAWRKERRRDPIQSEALDMSAARVHHHHHSRPSVIVPTTPQPGTTIEDTAVTPTPSLTPSAATAGGQRTGIRTVGGVSDPAIDEHFKRSLGLEEYAAVFNATTTDKEAGLSVDDHFAKALGETWTRLQATSRSKDST, from the exons ATGGAGACGAAGAATTTGTTAATCGTGTCTGATGAGTGGAGATCGGAGGGAATGGAGGTCCCGTCGAAAAGGAGATGCCTCTGGCAACCGTGGCTGAACACGGACAAGCCAGGAG AGGAGCGACCAAAAGCGACGAATCTACACCGGAAGCCTAGCAGCGCGTGGCGCAAGGAGCGTAGGAGGGATCCGATTCAGAGCGAGGCACTCGACATGTCTGCGGCCAGGGTGCATCACCATCATCACAGCAGGCCCAGCGTGATCGTTCCAACCACGCCACAGCCTG GTACAACGATCGAGGACACCGCGGTGACACCTACTCCATCGTTGACACCCTCCGCAGCAACAGCGGGTGGGCAAAGAACCGGTATTAGAACTGTGGGTGGTGTAAGTGATCCTGCGATAGACGAGCACTTTAAGAGATCATTGGGCCTGGAAGAGTACGCAGCCGTATTCAATGCTACTACTACCGACAAGGAGGCAGGTCTCAGTG TGGACGATCATTTTGCAAAAGCATTGGGTGAAACATGGACGAGGCTGCAGGCGACCAGTCGAAGCAAGGACTCCACCTAA